The Rattus rattus isolate New Zealand chromosome X, Rrattus_CSIRO_v1, whole genome shotgun sequence genome has a window encoding:
- the LOC116888140 gene encoding high mobility group protein B4-like, with the protein MEDHLKEGKKKYEARAKRDKDRYQREMRNYTGPRRERRRRDADAPRKPPFSSLLFSQDHFDQIKEQHPNWTVGQVAKAAGRMWARCSEEDKIPYEERAAVLRAKYLEEREAYYHQCQRGN; encoded by the coding sequence ATGGAGGACCatctcaaagaaggaaaaaagaagtatGAAGCCCGGGCCAAGCGCGACAAAGATCGGTACCAACGTGAAATGAGAAACTACACCGGCccgagaagggagagaagaaggagggatgcAGATGCACCGCGGAAGCCCCCATTCTCGTCCCTGCTCTTCTCCCAGGACCATTTTGACCAGATAAAAGAACAACACCCGAACTGGACTGTGGGGCAGGTGGCCAAGGCTGCAGGGAGGATGTGGGCCAGGTGTTCGGAAGAGGATAAAATCCCCTACGAGGAGAGAGCTGCGGTTCTGAGGGCCAAGTACCTTGAAGAACGGGAGGCCTACTACCACCAATGCCAGCGCGGGAACTAA
- the LOC116888368 gene encoding LOW QUALITY PROTEIN: high mobility group protein B4-like (The sequence of the model RefSeq protein was modified relative to this genomic sequence to represent the inferred CDS: inserted 1 base in 1 codon; substituted 1 base at 1 genomic stop codon), translating into MGKDSNVRPKVNVSPYVHFMMDFRSQMREHLPNXYYVFTXFSRQCSEKWRTISKKEKKKYEARAKHDKDRYQCEMRNYTGPRRERRRRDADAPRKPPSSSLLFSQDHFDQIKEQHPNGTVGPVAKAAGRMWARCSEEDKIPYEERAAVLRAKYLAEREAYYHQCQRRK; encoded by the exons ATGGGGAAAGACAGCAATGTAAGACCGAAAGTGAACGTCTCTCCTTATGTCCATTTTATGATGGACTTCAGAAGTCAAATGAGGGAGCACCTGCCAA AATATTATGTCTTTACCtaattttctagacagtgttCTGAAAAATGGCGGACTatctcaaagaaggaaaagaagaagtatgAAGCCCGGGCCAAGCACGACAAAGATCGGTACCAATGTGAAATGAGAAACTACACTGGCccgagaagggagagaagaaggagggatgcAGATGCACCGCGGAAGCCCCCATCCTCGTCCCTGCTCTTCTCCCAGGACCATTTTGACCAGATAAAAGAACAACACCCAAACGGGACTGTGGGGCCGGTGGCCAAGGCTGCAGGGAGGATGTGGGCCAGGTGTTCGGAAGAGGATAAAATCCCCTATGAGGAGAGGGCTGCGGTTCTGAGGGCCAAGTACCTTGCAGAGAGGGAGGCCTACTACCACCAATGCCAGCGCAGGAAGTAA